A genomic region of Serinus canaria isolate serCan28SL12 chromosome 1A, serCan2020, whole genome shotgun sequence contains the following coding sequences:
- the KLHL42 gene encoding kelch-like protein 42 — MSLAERRRRRQQEEEEKREGEAGDGAGAGEEVVQIRLGDKCYPVCKRKLIEQSDYFRALYRSGMREAGQGQEEQLLRGGLSALGLELVLDFINTSCLARLEQEEGGEEEPPLLEELVEAASYLQVTPLLRLLLSQVRLGNCFELHRLAQVYGLQDLHDACLDFMAAHYHQVLRRPDARPHLLLPPALQQQLRERRMRGTATLVLLGDFMGACPPGLPAGCHPAGDAPWAMLRYDEEAQRWLPLANNLPADLVSVRGYGSATLDNYLFIVGGYRITSQEISAAHCYNPCLNEWSQLASMNQKRSNFKLLAVSGKLYAIGGQSLSNVECYNPENDWWNFVASMPNPLAEFSACECKGKIYVIGGYTARGRNMSILQYCPTSDSWTNLELCDVHVRKQQMLSVEETIYLVGGCILDLGPSHRSSPSEDVLTVQSYNIATREWLYLNENSSKSGLNLTCTLHNDGVYILSRNITLSSSLEQRLFLKYNIFTDTWETLGRFPAFGQNILICSMYLPDGRKV; from the exons ATGTCCCtggcggagcggcggcggcggcggcagcaggaggaggaagagaagcgGGAAGGGGAAGCAGGGGATGGGGCCGGTGCCGGGGAAGAGGTGGTGCAGATCCGGCTGGGGGACAAGTGCTACCCGGTGTGCAAGAGGAAGCTGATCGAGCAGAGCGACTATTTCCGAGCGCTCTACCGCTCGGGCATGcgggaggcagggcagggccaggaggagcagctgctgcgcGGGGGGCTGAGcgccctggggctggagctaGTGCTGGACTTCATCAACACGTcctgcctggccaggctggagcaggaggagggcgGCGAGGAGGAGCCGCcgctgctggaggagctggtggaggCCGCGTCCTACCTGCAGGTCACGCCCctgctgcggctgctgctgTCGCAGGTGCGGCTGGGCAACTGCTTCGAGCTGCACCGCCTGGCGCAGGTGTACGGCCTGCAGGACCTGCACGACGCCTGCCTGGACTTCATGGCCGCCCACTACCACCAGGTGCTGCGCAGGCCCGACGCCCGCCCgcacctcctgctgcccccggcgctgcagcagcagctgcggGAGCGGCGCATGAGGGGCACGGCCACCCTCGTGCTGCTCGGGGACTTCATGGGCGCCTGCCCGCCGGGGCTGCCCGCCGGCTGTCACCCCGCGGGGGACGCGCCCTGGGCCATGCTCAGGTACGACGAGGAGGCGCAGCGGTGGCTGCCGCTGGCCAACAACCTGCCCGCCGACCTGGTGAGCGTCCGCGGCTACGGCTCGGCCACGCTGGACAATTACCTGTTCATCGTCGGCGGCTACCGCATCACCAGCCAGGAGATCTCGGCCGCGCACTGCTACAACCCGTGCCTGAACGAGTGGAGCCAGCTGGCCTCGATGAACCAGAAGAG GTCCAACTTCAAGCTCCTGGCTGTCAGTGGAAAGCTCTATGCCATCGGTGGCCAGTCCCTTTCCAACGTGGAATGCTACAACCCGGAGAATGACTGGTGGAATTTTGTGGCATCCATGCCGAACCCTCTTGCAGAATTCTCAGCTTGTGAATGTAAGGGCAAGATCTACGTTATTGGAGGATACACTGCACGAG GCAGGAACATGAGCATCCTGCAGTACTGTCCCACTTCTGATTCCTGGACCAACTTGGAGCTGTGCGACGTGCACGTGCGCAAGCAGCAGATGCTGTCTGTGGAGGAGACCATCTACCTGGTGGGGGGCTGCATCCTCGACCTCGGACCAAGCCACAGATCCAGCCCCAGTGAGGACGTGCTGACCGTGCAGTCCTACAACATTGCCACCAGAGAGTGGCTCTACCTCAATGAGAACTCATCCAAATCCGGCCTTAACTTGACTTGCACGCTCCACAACGATGGAGTCTATATCTTGAGTAGGAATATTACTCTGTCTTCCAGCTTGGAGCAGCGTCTGTTCCTGAAGTATAACATCTTCACGGACACTTGGGAGACCCTGGGGCGCTTCCCAGCCTTTGGACAGAACATTCTGATCTGTTCTATGTATTTGCCTGATGGGCGAAAAGTGTAA
- the MANSC4 gene encoding MANSC domain-containing protein 4 encodes MLSAALVQPWSRGRLPEALPGAMALLLAAAQVLLLLGLPGDSQRLCSPTAFYKNCWIRRFPGLLVDLRESRRRGAQLLQGYAETSPQQCSRSCCLLRNVSCNLAVFYHGAIHENRNCLHMSCPALESCILKAGVDVILYNITTGIDPDLLIFEKLKSQEPNAYSSASKSEMQHSTKTPEGGRCQHHNATTSGSPLLRAPPAATSHGLPANTPSPSWSLRVQRTEGTAYSRADTSPAAIAFAKRTSSRSVTSSDKIAHSAFSPKPAQVLSHVSTPPRLNSSKQHLNETKGSSGRNSTSDNEGAAWEAAALGVWLIPVVLCSSLLCLCCCTVALTAGRCTYRRGHYKPVRTRTTMSRQLIKYAPVRGNL; translated from the exons ATGCTCTCTGCAGCGctggtgcagccctggagcagagggcgGCTCCCtgaggccctgccaggggccatggctctgctgctggcagcggcacaagtgctgctgctcctggggctgcccggGGACTCCCAGCGCCTCTGCTCGCCCACTGCCTTCTACAAGAACTGCTGGATCCGGCGCTTCCCAGGCCTCCTGGTGGACCTGCGGGAGTCGCGGAGGAGGGGAgcgcagctgctgcagggctaTGCAGAAACCTccccccagcagtgcagcaggagctgctgccttctgaGGAACG TCTCCTGCAATCTAGCAGTGTTCTACCATGGAGCCATTCATGAGAACAGGAACTGCCTGCACATGTCTTGCCCAGCGTTGGAAAGCTGCATTCTAAAGGCTGGAGTTGATGTCATTTTGTACAACATCACAACAG GGATTGATCCAGATCTTCTCATTTTTGAGAAACTGAAATCCCAAGAGCCAAATGCTTACTCCTCAGCAAGTAAATCTGAgatgcagcacagcacaaagaCCCCTGAGGGGGGAAGATGCCAACATCACAATGCCACCACGTCAGGTTCTCCTCTGCTCCGAGCTCCACCTGCTGCCACAAGCCATGGCTTACCAGCTAacactcccagccccagctggagtCTGAGAGTGCAGAGAACTGAAGGTACTGCCTATTCCAGGGCAGACACTTCCCCAGCAGCCATTGCTTTTGCTAAGAGGACAAGCAGCAGGTCGGTCACCAGCTCAGACAAGATTGCACACTCAGCTTTCAGCCCCAAGCCTGCCCAGGTGTTATCCCACGTGTCCACCCCTCCTCGCCTGAACAGCAGCAAGCAACACCTCAATGAAACCAAAGGCTCCAGTGGGAGGAATTCCACATCAGACAACGAGGGAGCTGCTTGGgaagctgcagctttggggGTCTGGCTGATTCCTGTTGTCCtttgctcctctctcctctgcctgtgctgttgCACTGTTGCCCTCACAGCTGGGCGCTGCACCTACAGGAGGGGTCACTATAAACCTGTAAGGACAAGAACAACCATGTCCAGACAGCTCATAAAATATGCTCCTGTCAGAGGTAATCTGTGA